In Gossypium hirsutum isolate 1008001.06 chromosome D06, Gossypium_hirsutum_v2.1, whole genome shotgun sequence, one genomic interval encodes:
- the LOC107901019 gene encoding probable serine/threonine-protein kinase PBL12: protein MTVKKITWKSLMLSCYNSKDIISPSDSGEKDSKPCQFQRLSISDVSDRSSPLSVDDLSTSLLGSKLHVFTFAELRLITHNFARCNLLGEGGFGPVYKGFIDDKLTPGLKAQPVAVKALDLDGLQGHREWLAEIIFLGQLRHPHLVKLIGYCYEEDNRVLVYEYMPRGSLENQLFRRYSAPLPWSARMKIALAAARGLAFLHEADKPVIFRDFKSSNILLDSDYNCKLSDFGLAKDGPEGEQTHVTTRVMGTQGYAAPEYIMTRDLNCGRSRVFGRIAFIAVADITDAIAVIAGHLTTMSDVYSFGVVLLELLTGKRSVDNSRPGREQSLVEWARPLLRDPKKLDKLIDARLERQFSNKGAQKVAALAYKCLSHQPKPRPSMGDVVKILDSVQGFEDEFVGPFVYVVPNETGDDKELFTTNDCGVEKHELHRCGWRNRIKLPLSLVVNAESPCGISI from the exons ATGACAGTGAAGAAGATTACATGGAAATCTCTCATGTTAAGCTGTTACAATAGCAAGGACATCATCTCTCCATCTGATTCAGGGGAGAAGGATTCGAAACCATGTCAATTCCAAAGACTATCGATATCCGACGTAAGTGATCGGAGCTCCCCACTCTCTGTCGACGATCTCTCCACCTCTCTACTCGGCTCAAAGCTTCATGTGTTTACCTTTGCGGAGCTAAGACTAATAACCCATAATTTCGCACGCTGTAATCTGCTCGGTGAAGGAGGGTTCGGACCGGTTTACAAAGGTTTCATTGATGACAAGCTTACGCCAGGATTGAAGGCTCAGCCGGTTGCTGTCAAGGCACTGGACTTGGATGGCTTGCAGGGTCATAGGGAGTGGCTG GCTGAAATAATCTTTCTTGGTCAACTGAGGCATCCTCATCTGGTTAAGTTGATTGGATATTGTTATGAAGAAGATAACAGAGTTTTAGTGTATGAATATATGCCAAGAGGAAGCTTAGAAAATCAACTCTTTAGAA GGTATTCAGCTCCCTTACCATGGTCTGCTAGGATGAAAATTGCCTTGGCAGCAGCAAGGGGCCTGGCCTTCCTACATGAAGCAGATAAACCAGTAATATTTCGGGACTTTAAATCTTCAAACATCTTGTTAGACTCT GATTACAATTGCAAACTATCGGATTTCGGGTTAGCAAAGGATGGTCCAGAAGGCGAACAGACTCATGTAACGACCCGAGTTATGGGCACACAAGGATATGCAGCTCCAGAGTATATCATgaccagggatttaaattgcggtcgcagtcgcgttttcggtcgcattgcgtttatcgcggttgcggacataacggatgctattgcggtcattgcag GCCATTTGACAACAATGAGTGATGTGTACAGCTTTGGAGTGGTTCTCTTAGAGTTACTAACAGGGAAACGATCGGTGGACAATAGCCGGCCCGGTCGAGAGCAGAGCCTTGTGGAATGGGCAAGGCCATTGTTAAGGGACCCTAAGAAGCTTGATAAGCTAATAGATGCTAGACTTGAGAGACAATTTTCCAACAAGGGGGCTCAAAAGGTGGCTGCATTGGCATACAAATGCTTGAGCCACCAGCCAAAGCCAAGGCCTAGCATGGGCGATGTGGTCAAGATCCTGGACTCTGTTCAGGGGTTTGAGGATGAATTTGTTGGACCATTTGTTTATGTGGTGCCAAATGAAACTGGTGATGACAAGGAGTTGTTTACGACAAACGATTGCGGTGTAGAAAAACACGAACTACATCGTTGTGGTTGGCGGAATCGGATCAAATTGCCTCTTTCTTTGGTAGTTAATGCTGAATCTCCATGTGGCATAAGCATTTGA